A window from uncultured Fretibacterium sp. encodes these proteins:
- the rpmA gene encoding 50S ribosomal protein L27 codes for MIFRFDIQFFAHKKGQGSSTNGRDSNPKYRGIKVYAGTEVTAGSILVRQCGTRVHPGKHVGLGRDFTLFALLPGRVEYATRGDRKYVSIVPDAAR; via the coding sequence ATGATCTTTCGTTTCGACATACAGTTTTTCGCCCATAAGAAGGGGCAGGGCAGTTCCACCAACGGCAGGGACAGCAACCCCAAGTACAGGGGGATCAAGGTCTACGCCGGCACGGAGGTGACGGCGGGGAGCATCCTGGTCCGGCAGTGCGGGACCAGGGTCCATCCTGGGAAACACGTCGGACTGGGACGCGATTTCACCCTCTTTGCCCTGCTTCCGGGCAGGGTAGAATATGCCACCCGTGGGGACCGCAAGTACGTCTCCATCGTTCCGGACGCCGCCCGGTAA
- a CDS encoding ribosomal-processing cysteine protease Prp: MVRVTLYWGGSALVGLESLGHSGSAPRGQDVVCAAVSALVHGLLLGLSDVAEVRDLRCEVDPDVPLIRVSWPEEVADSLDLLTRTVALSLKEIGSGYPEYVSITEVQR, translated from the coding sequence ATGGTTCGGGTCACCCTTTACTGGGGCGGAAGCGCGCTTGTCGGTTTGGAGAGCCTGGGACATTCCGGGAGCGCTCCGAGGGGGCAGGATGTCGTTTGTGCGGCGGTTTCCGCTCTGGTCCACGGCCTTCTGCTTGGGCTTTCCGACGTGGCGGAGGTGCGGGATCTGCGCTGTGAGGTCGATCCCGATGTCCCGCTGATCCGGGTATCCTGGCCCGAGGAGGTTGCGGATTCCCTGGACCTTCTGACGCGGACGGTCGCGCTGTCCCTGAAGGAGATAGGGTCCGGCTATCCCGAATATGTGAGCATCACGGAGGTGCAAAGATGA
- the rplU gene encoding 50S ribosomal protein L21, which produces MYAVLETGGKQYRVQVGDRFRVERLDGAAGDEVVLDKVLMVAGDSGTKFGTPYVAGACVRAEILAQARDKKVIVFKYKSKKNYRRLRGHRQYFTEVVIRGIDG; this is translated from the coding sequence GTGTATGCAGTTTTGGAGACCGGCGGCAAGCAGTATCGTGTCCAGGTGGGGGATAGATTTCGCGTCGAGCGCCTGGATGGGGCCGCGGGGGACGAGGTTGTTCTGGACAAGGTCCTGATGGTGGCCGGCGACAGTGGGACGAAGTTTGGAACCCCCTATGTCGCAGGCGCCTGTGTCCGGGCGGAGATCCTCGCCCAGGCCAGGGACAAGAAGGTCATCGTGTTCAAGTACAAGAGCAAGAAGAACTATCGCCGCCTGCGCGGGCATCGGCAGTATTTCACCGAGGTTGTCATCCGCGGGATCGACGGCTAG